In [Clostridium] cellulosi, one genomic interval encodes:
- a CDS encoding putative transporter HI_0883 (High confidence in function and specificity), with protein MEEILSRAASAVWGIPLIVLLFGTHIFMTIRLRGLQRHVFYAIRLSVSKEEGASGDVSPFSALMTALASTIGTGNIVGVATAIAAGGPGAVFWMWISGIFGMATKYAESLLAVKYRVKDKDGNMSGGPMYVLERGLKMKWAGKLFALFTCIAALGIGSMVQANSISTVFKTVFNVPCAVSGAVAAILVGCVIIGGIKSIARVCNLIIPAAGITFILSNLIILFIGRSTIPYTLMLILKSAFHGQAAFGGFAGAAVASAMRFGISRGLFSNEAGLGSEPIVAAAAQTKSPARQALISMTGTFWDTVVLAALTGIMIVNSGMWLTGASGGELTSMVFNILPCGNIILALCLFTFAFATCIGWSYYAEKAAEYLFGKRSVKAYKALYVILIFIGAVFSLGAVWNFSDISNALMAIPNLFAVITLSGVVVEETRKAGLIKQ; from the coding sequence GTGGAAGAGATTTTGTCACGAGCCGCCTCGGCAGTATGGGGTATACCGTTGATTGTTCTGCTTTTCGGAACACATATCTTTATGACCATCCGCCTTCGGGGTTTACAAAGGCATGTATTTTACGCCATCCGCCTGTCAGTTTCCAAGGAGGAAGGCGCCTCCGGCGATGTCTCGCCTTTTTCAGCATTGATGACAGCACTTGCGTCTACAATCGGCACAGGCAATATTGTCGGTGTGGCGACTGCCATCGCGGCGGGCGGGCCGGGAGCCGTATTCTGGATGTGGATATCCGGTATCTTCGGCATGGCAACAAAGTACGCGGAGAGCCTTTTGGCGGTGAAATACCGCGTCAAGGACAAAGACGGGAACATGTCGGGCGGGCCGATGTATGTCCTTGAACGGGGCCTAAAAATGAAGTGGGCGGGAAAACTGTTTGCCCTATTTACCTGCATTGCGGCACTCGGGATAGGCTCAATGGTGCAGGCCAATTCGATATCCACGGTGTTCAAAACAGTTTTTAACGTGCCCTGCGCTGTATCCGGCGCTGTGGCAGCAATCCTCGTGGGATGCGTTATCATCGGCGGCATTAAAAGCATAGCCCGCGTCTGCAACCTTATCATTCCCGCGGCCGGGATAACATTTATCCTGAGTAATCTGATTATTTTGTTTATAGGCAGGTCGACTATTCCGTATACGCTGATGTTGATATTAAAATCAGCATTTCATGGCCAAGCCGCATTCGGAGGGTTTGCCGGCGCCGCCGTCGCCTCAGCCATGAGGTTTGGGATTTCCCGGGGGCTTTTTTCAAACGAGGCGGGGCTCGGTTCCGAACCGATAGTCGCAGCGGCCGCTCAGACAAAGAGCCCAGCCCGCCAAGCACTTATCTCCATGACCGGGACATTCTGGGATACTGTGGTGCTTGCCGCCCTTACCGGGATTATGATAGTCAACTCCGGCATGTGGCTTACCGGTGCGAGCGGAGGGGAGCTTACCTCAATGGTGTTCAACATACTGCCCTGCGGAAATATAATTCTCGCCCTATGCCTTTTTACTTTCGCATTCGCAACCTGCATAGGGTGGTCATATTACGCCGAAAAAGCAGCGGAATACCTTTTCGGCAAAAGGTCAGTAAAGGCGTATAAAGCCTTGTATGTGATATTGATTTTCATAGGTGCAGTTTTTTCACTGGGTGCTGTTTGGAACTTTTCGGATATCAGCAACGCGCTGATGGCAATACCCAACCTTTTCGCCGTAATTACGCTGAGTGGCGTA
- a CDS encoding prephenate dehydrogenase (High confidence in function and specificity) has translation MMDIEDDFTDFKIGVAGLGLIGGSLAKAFKRAGFCVAGFDIDKQTVDCARQEGAVDCADTQPDVLFDCDYIFVALYPDAIIDFVKKNAPNFKKGAVVVDCCGIKGHICESLYNSDLEGSFTFIGGHPMAGTEYRGYSASFAELFKGASFILTPRPAESEEVIEKLSALIKTAGFERVVVTTPKHHDRMIAFTSQLPHILACAYVMSPSCPEHSGFSAGSYRDVSRVAHITPELWSQLFIDNKEELCCEIDIMINNMKKLRDAAYAGDKNTLFELLSEARRIKDSVDK, from the coding sequence ATGATGGATATAGAAGATGACTTTACCGACTTTAAAATCGGCGTGGCGGGGCTTGGACTTATCGGGGGTTCGCTTGCCAAGGCCTTTAAAAGAGCAGGGTTTTGCGTCGCTGGTTTTGATATAGACAAACAGACGGTTGACTGCGCTCGGCAAGAAGGAGCTGTTGACTGCGCTGACACACAGCCTGATGTGCTTTTTGACTGCGATTATATTTTCGTCGCCCTTTATCCGGACGCCATAATTGATTTTGTAAAGAAAAACGCCCCTAATTTCAAAAAAGGAGCAGTCGTAGTGGACTGCTGCGGGATAAAAGGGCATATTTGCGAAAGCTTGTATAATTCCGATTTGGAAGGCAGCTTTACGTTTATCGGTGGGCACCCGATGGCGGGAACGGAATACAGAGGCTATTCCGCCTCCTTTGCCGAGCTGTTTAAAGGGGCAAGCTTTATTCTGACGCCGCGCCCCGCCGAGTCGGAAGAGGTAATAGAAAAGCTGTCCGCGCTGATTAAAACAGCAGGTTTCGAGAGAGTAGTCGTAACCACGCCGAAGCACCATGACCGCATGATCGCCTTTACCTCTCAGCTCCCGCACATCCTCGCCTGTGCCTATGTAATGAGCCCGTCCTGTCCTGAACACTCTGGTTTTTCCGCGGGCAGCTACCGCGATGTTTCGCGCGTCGCCCATATAACCCCCGAACTTTGGTCGCAGCTTTTTATCGATAACAAAGAGGAACTGTGCTGTGAAATCGACATAATGATTAATAATATGAAGAAATTGCGGGACGCAGCATATGCTGGCGACAAAAATACCCTTTTTGAATTGCTCTCAGAAGCACGGAGAATAAAGGATAGTGTCGATAAATAA
- the aroF gene encoding Phospho-2-dehydro-3-deoxyheptonate aldolase (High confidence in function and specificity) yields the protein MIVVIKNDAPQEKVDELKQMLEGYGVTLNLSVGTHSTVIGLLGDTSAIDADLIAAQDIVEAVKRVQEPYKKANRKFHPENTVINIKPGVDIGGKSLAVIAGPCSVESEEQIIEVAKRVKAAGANFLRGGAFKPRTSPYSFQGLKAEGLELLKIARRETGLPIVTEIMSVEHLPLFEDVDIIQVGARNMQNFEMLKELGKIDKPILLKRGLANTIEELLMSAEYIMSGGNENVILCERGIRTFETYTRNTLDISAVPVLKRLSHLPVIVDPSHAGGLPWLVEPLTKAAIAVGADGVMIEVHNNPKKALSDGAQSLTPDQFDNVMKMVKKYAAIGDRTI from the coding sequence ATGATAGTTGTAATTAAAAATGATGCACCTCAGGAAAAAGTGGATGAACTTAAGCAGATGCTGGAGGGTTACGGCGTTACGCTGAACTTATCTGTCGGTACGCATTCGACAGTTATAGGGCTTTTGGGCGATACTTCGGCCATTGACGCCGACCTTATCGCCGCGCAGGATATTGTCGAGGCGGTAAAGCGTGTTCAGGAACCATATAAAAAGGCAAACCGAAAATTCCATCCTGAGAATACGGTTATAAATATCAAGCCTGGCGTAGACATTGGAGGCAAATCTCTTGCAGTCATTGCAGGGCCGTGTTCAGTGGAAAGCGAGGAGCAAATAATCGAGGTGGCCAAGCGCGTCAAGGCCGCCGGGGCCAACTTCCTACGGGGCGGGGCCTTCAAACCGCGTACTTCGCCTTATTCGTTCCAGGGGCTGAAGGCAGAGGGCCTGGAGCTTTTAAAAATTGCCCGCCGCGAGACAGGTCTGCCGATTGTCACTGAGATTATGAGCGTAGAGCACCTGCCCCTGTTCGAGGACGTCGACATAATCCAGGTCGGCGCACGCAACATGCAGAACTTTGAAATGCTCAAGGAGCTGGGCAAAATTGATAAGCCGATTCTTTTAAAACGCGGGCTAGCCAATACAATTGAGGAACTTTTAATGAGCGCGGAGTATATTATGAGCGGCGGCAACGAGAATGTTATTCTTTGTGAACGCGGTATCCGTACGTTTGAAACCTATACCCGCAACACCCTCGACATCAGTGCCGTCCCTGTGCTCAAACGCTTGTCACACTTGCCGGTAATTGTTGACCCGAGCCATGCCGGGGGGCTTCCATGGCTGGTCGAGCCTCTCACAAAAGCGGCCATTGCGGTCGGCGCCGACGGCGTGATGATAGAGGTGCACAACAACCCCAAAAAGGCGCTGTCAGACGGGGCGCAGTCCCTTACTCCGGACCAGTTTGACAATGTGATGAAGATGGTAAAAAAATATGCCGCTATTGGAGACCGCACAATCTGA